From a region of the Paenibacillus lutimineralis genome:
- a CDS encoding MerR family transcriptional regulator yields MRKDTKTIGEVAKLLGTTVKTVRYYDDIALLKPSSHSEGGHRLYTPEDISRLRLITTLRYLDFGIDEIRQVMAGEIQLSTALDWQIEALETQVSTLTNMISILRQAKEHDSTGTSLHYMNELVDSLSMNADKRNRFISSKIEEIQALGQLPVEWQDTFLYLFNKYIINEVKVTAGQTVAWNELQVLMNDTQYLEELVHYEERKRQLFLLNSCLTWVVRMELSYPPDLIC; encoded by the coding sequence TTGCGTAAAGATACCAAAACCATCGGCGAAGTGGCCAAGCTGCTGGGCACAACCGTTAAAACCGTTCGTTATTATGACGACATCGCTCTATTGAAACCATCGAGCCACAGCGAAGGCGGGCATCGGTTATATACACCTGAAGATATTTCCCGTCTGCGGCTGATCACAACGCTGCGCTATCTGGATTTCGGCATTGACGAGATCCGCCAAGTAATGGCTGGAGAGATTCAGCTCTCTACAGCACTCGACTGGCAGATTGAAGCGCTGGAGACTCAGGTCAGTACTCTAACCAATATGATTTCAATCCTGCGCCAAGCCAAAGAGCATGATTCAACAGGAACTTCCCTGCATTACATGAATGAACTGGTCGACTCTTTATCCATGAATGCCGATAAGCGAAACCGGTTTATATCCAGTAAAATAGAAGAAATACAGGCGCTCGGTCAGTTGCCGGTCGAATGGCAGGATACCTTTTTATATTTGTTCAATAAATATATTATCAATGAAGTCAAAGTAACGGCTGGGCAGACCGTAGCTTGGAACGAACTGCAAGTGCTTATGAACGACACGCAGTACCTGGAGGAGCTTGTCCATTACGAGGAACGAAAAAGGCAGCTGTTTCTGCTGAACAGCTGCCTTACTTGGGTTGTCAGAATGGAACTGTCATATCCGCCTGACCTTATATGTTAA